From one Sesamum indicum cultivar Zhongzhi No. 13 linkage group LG13, S_indicum_v1.0, whole genome shotgun sequence genomic stretch:
- the LOC105176045 gene encoding glutathione S-transferase F12, which yields MVVKVYGPAYAACPQRVLTCLLELGFEYELIPIDLHSGEQKKPPFLLRQPFGQVPAIEDGDFRLFESRAIIRYYAAKCASDGGTNLLGDTLEERAIVDQWLEVEVNNYNSLIYTLVLQLLVLPRMGLGGDMELVRDCKGKLEKVLDVYEERLASSKYLAGERFTIADLSHLPNTRFLMDEGGMEHLMKGRKSVYRWWMDISSRPSWKKVMELRN from the exons ATGGTGGTGAAAGTGTATGGTCCAGCATATGCAGCTTGCCCACAAAGGGTTTTAACCTGTCTTCTTGAATTAGGGTTTGAGTATGAGCTTATCCCAATTGATCTTCATTCTGGGGAGCAAAAGAAGCCACCTTTCCTACTAAGACAG CCATTTGGGCAAGTGCCTGCCATAGAGGATGGTGATTTCAGGCTTTTTg AATCTAGGGCAATCATCAGGTACTACGCAGCAAAATGCGCCAGTGATGGAGGAACCAATCTCTTGGGCGACACACTGGAAGAGAGAGCCATAGTGGACCAATGGCTGGAAGTAGAAGTCAACAACTACAATTCTTTAATTTACACTTTGGTCCTCCAACTTCTAGTTTTGCCTCGAATGGGCCTGGGGGGTGACATGGAATTAGTCCGTGACTGCAAGGGTAAATTGGAGAAAGTGCTGGACGTGTACGAGGAGAGGCTGGCAAGTAGCAAGTACTTGGCTGGGGAGAGGTTCACCATAGCTGATCTGAGCCACTTGCCGAACACAAGGTTTCTGATGGATGAAGGAGGAATGGAGCATTTGATGAAAGGGAGGAAGAGTGTGTATCGTTGGTGGATGGACATTTCCAGCCGTCCATCTTGGAAGAAAGTGATGGAGCTCCGAAATTGA
- the LOC105175975 gene encoding phytoene synthase 2, chloroplastic, translating into MSVALLWVVSPTYEVSNGTGFLESVREGNRILDSFRSVARCKNLICNGRLDKGQKNRRSYKSKNADLSFWSLGGSRSQNGSRITPISSMVASPAGEITLSSEQKVYDVVLKQAALVKRKLKSSDDIEVKPDIILPGSLSLLSEAYDRCGEVCAEYAKTFYLGTLLMTPERRRAIWAIYVWCRRTDELVDGPNASHITPTALDRWEARLEDIFRGRPFDMLDAALSDTVCRFPVDIQPFRDMIEGMRMDLWKSRYKNFDELYLYCYYVAGTVGLMSVPVMGIAPDSQATTESVYNAGLALGLANQLTNILRDVGEDARRGRVYLPQDELAQAGLSDEDIFAGKVTDKWRNFMKKQINRARKFFDDAENGVKDLSSASRWPVWASLLLYRQILDEIEANDYNNFTRRAYVGKPKKILALPLAYAKSLVPPPSRTSSPVVKA; encoded by the exons ATGTCTGTTGCTTTGCTGTGGGTGGTTTCTCCCACTTATGAGGTCTCAAACGGGACTGGATTCTTGGAGTCGGTACGAGAGGGAAACCGGATTCTTGATTCATTTAGGTCCGTTGCTCGGTGCAAGAATTTGATCTGCAATGGCAGGCTGGACAAGGGTCAGAAGAATCGGAGAAGTTATAAGTCTAAGAATGCAGATTTGAGTTTCTGGAGCTTGGGAGGTTCGAGATCACAGAACGGAAGCAGAATCACTCCAATATCAAGTATGGTGGCTAGCCCGGCAGGGGAAATAACATTATCATCTGAGCAAAAGGTTTATGATGTGGTTTTGAAGCAGGCAGCTTTAGttaagagaaaattgaaatcCAGTGATGATATCGAAGTGAAGCCTGATATCATTCTTCCAGGATCTCTTAGCTTGTTGAGTGAAGCTTATGATCGTTGCGGCGAAGTATGTGCGGAGTATGCCAAGACGTTTTACTTGG GAACCTTGCTAATGACCCCGGAGAGACGAAGAGCTATTTGGGCAATATATG TCTGGTGTAGGAGAACCGATGAGCTTGTCGATGGGCCAAATGCATCACATATAACTCCTACAGCCTTGGATAGGTGGGAGGCAAGGCTGGAAGATATCTTTAGAGGTCGCCCTTTCGACATGCTTGATGCTGCTTTATCGGATACGGTTTGCAGGTTTCCTGTTGACATCCAG CCATTCAGGGATATGATTGAGGGAATGAGAATGGACCTGTGGAAGTCAAGATACAAGAACTTTGACGAGTTATATCTGTATTGTTATTATGTAGCTGGCACTGTAGGATTGATGAGTGTCCCGGTTATGGGCATAGCACCAGACTCCCAGGCCACAACAGAGAGTGTCTATAATGCTGGTTTGGCATTAGGCCTCGCAAATCAGCTGACGAATATACTCAGGGATGTTGGAGAAGA TGCAAGACGAGGAAGAGTCTATCTACCTCAGGACGAACTGGCACAGGCAGGCCTATCAGATGAAGACATATTTGCTGGAAAAGTAACAGATAAATGGAGGAACTTCAtgaaaaagcaaataaatcGAGCAAGGAAATTCTTTGATGATGCAGAGAACGGTGTCAAAGATCTCAGCTCAGCCAGTAGATGGCCA GTGTGGGCATCATTACTTCTGTACCGACAAATACTGGACGAGATTGAGGCAAACGACTACAACAACTTCACGAGGAGGGCATATGTTGGCAAGCCGAAGAAGATTCTTGCGTTGCCGTTAGCGTATGCAAAGTCTCTTGTTCCTCCACCATCCAGAACCTCATCTCCTGTTGTTAAGGCATGA